TGCGCTAAAAACAGCATTTGTCGCATAAAAAATTACTAAGTTTGAACTCTCTATTAGTCGTCGGTAGCGCGCAGGTTGCCTCTAGAAATCATCTTCCTCGACTAGTGTCACTTTTTTTGGCTTGGTTAATTTTTGCAGCATTTCTTCACCCATATTTGCTGTGAATCGTTGAGCAACACTCTCGACGCCTGTTTCCATCGCTAGGTCGTACGCAGTTCGATCAGCATCGTTCGCAATATTTGTCCGCGCGCCTAAACCAATCAACACGTCAATACATTTGACACCATCTGCCCCTAACAAAACTGCTTCGTGTAGAGCTGTGTTTCCTTTGCTTTCATTCTTTGTGTTGAGTTTAGCGCCTGCGTTCATCAACAACGGAATGACGTCGGCGTGTTTGTTCACAGTGGCAACGATTATCGCCGGTGCACCGTCAGCCGACACGCTCTCAGGGTTTGCGCCCTCGTCCAGCAATTTTTGTACCTCTTCTTCGTTTCCTTCCCCTTTTGGTCCAATTTCCTTTAATAACAGCTTATCCTCGTCGCTCAGTTTATCTTTGTTATTCTCCTTTCCTGCTCTCTTCTGCTTCTTACCTTTTGCTGTCGTTTTCAAGCCATTTTGAGTAGGTTTTCTCTTGGCTCGAATATCCTCTCTACTGCCCGACCCAGACCTGTCAAGATTCAACGCTTTCAAACTTGAAGCTAAGGCTTTCGACTTTGCCTTCCAAAACTCTTTTCCATCTCTCCTCGCGAAGGTGAAGCTCAGTATAACCTCCTCGCCGTTTAGATCTTCGTGAATCGTAGCAGTAATAATTTTCCCCAGTCTCGGCTCACCGATGGTAGATCGAAAATCTGGATTgttttgcgcatgcgcacgAATGTGGGAACAGACATGATCCATTTGCTGTCTCCAGAATCCCTTCCCTGGGCTGACAGCAGTCAGCGCTGGTCTCCGATCTCGAGAAGCCTCCAAGCGGCTGCGTTCCTGTATTTCCAATTCAATCTGAGACTGAATGGTTGCTGCCGATGGATAGAACAGTCCTACTGTTGAGGTTGctgaagaaaaaagttttAGCAATATTATTGAGAGTGATTTGGCAAAACTCAGCCTGTCCAGGATTGCTATTCCTTGTGCTCTATCACTGAGCTTATGAagattgataataataataatgctaatgataataacaatattatttctttaaaaaatattttttatcaataataataataataataacaataataaatcgTTACTTCTCAAAGAAACACAACTTTAGTCCTTTATCTAATGAAGTTTCTGTATGTACAGTGTGCAATTTAAAAATcctaacaataatattatactGCAGTGATTGTTGGTGTGTTAGGAATGGTGCATAGAAGTTTACAGGTATGGCTGAAACAGACCGGTCTCAAGGAAGGATTTCAACATGCTACAGAAAGCTTCTTTGCTGAGGACTACGAGTACCTTGAGATATGTGTTGAACACCTGAGATCAAGTATTTTGACTTGTTGaatgacaaaattttaattttgtcaataaGTGGTTATAGCACCAAGAAGATAGTTGTACTTAAATGCACACATTGTTAGAATTCATCGGCATGACATACCGTAATGAAATGTGAATGGTAAGTTAGAGTTGGCATACAGTTGCACGCATTTTAAAATgtcaatgaaagaaagaaaagcttttctcaaatttattaataattcatgaagacaaaacaaaggaaatcattaccgtgaaggaggtttggatatgtgatgctaattttctttaaattcgGTGAAcgtttgctttgaatttctccaaGAATATTAATGCTTTgggaagctatatcaaacacttgaaagagtgtttcaatagatatccaaacactttgcaatttgttaaaaaaactcAGCTGTGCAAGATTTTTTCTAATATTTTGGATAACTGATGACACACTCTTCCTCGTATTTGATACATTACTTCTCATCCTACTACTGACTATGACAATCCCTTGGTAATTTAGATAGAGAACACTTACAAGGGTTGGCCATACCCTCATTAATTATTTAAGAATTCTGCACTTAAAATCAATACCTTTATCTGCCATTTCTGCTGGTGTTGCAGGAACAGAAACAGGAACCCAAGTTGCAGAGTCTGATCTGCTAATCATTTTATGAATGCTTCCTCTTTCTACTATTGTCCCAATCACACTGCCTGAACTCTGCTGTGAAATTCTCGGCGGAGGTTCAATGCCACAACCACAAGAGTTACAAAACCTAGAAAATGCATTATTGGAAGCATGACACTGAGAACAGATGAGAGGGCTTTGGTAGGGCTGTGGCTTTGCTCCACACCAATCACAAAAGCGAGCATCGCTGCTGTTTATGCGGGAACACTTCGAACATGTCATGATACAGCTAATAGAGTTTTTTGGGACTGGAGGAGCACTTGTTCctgtgaaaatttgtttagCATTGTACGGAAGCCTGGCTTCACAGGTTACACAAACTGTCAGATCAGGTGGGTGTCCTGTGCCACAAACAGTACACATCAGCTTGTGTGCTAGTTTCTTGGTAGCCTGTGGCTGACGCTGAGGTGACAATGGGACTTCACAGATGATACAGTTAGGAGTGTTCAGAGGCACCATAGAGTGACAAGAGACACACATACCAAGCTGTCCACCCTCTGGAGGTGGAAGTCTTGATGACGGCAAAGGAGGAATGGGTGATCCACATTCAGCGCAGAATCTTGCATACGGATCAGATGGTCTGGGTGCCATACAGTATATACACTTCAAAAAGTCCGTCTGCTGCTGAATTCTACTCAGCTGAGTCTTGTTGGAAGGGCTCTGCTTCTCCCTAAGCTCACCGTCCACTTGAGAAACCGACTGATCAAGGGTGTCAACGGTTGCTTGATTTGAACCAAACCGCGACATGGTAAATCTTGGTTCAGTTCTTGGCTTCCTGTAATCTGCACCTTTCACATCTTCCCAGTTATTTGGCATTGAAGTTTGCAATCGCTTTGAATTGCCTTCTATTCCCCAAGCATCTGACGTTTTCAGCCTAGGCTCTTTGTAATTCTCAATAATCTGGCCTAGCAAAGTACCAGACGATTCCTTTAAGTTTCCATTCGATAAAGTCATACTTTGGTCGAACTCCGAGATATCTTCTCTCAGCTCAACATCTGGTTCCCCTACCAAGAATGTCTTTGTGACAATGGAACTCTCTCTTGTACCATCACTTGAGGTAGCCATTGCTTTGACAACCCGTTTTCCCGGTCCCAAAACAAAGGGCCGATTGTACTTGTAAGTACATTTAATGCCAATCTGTTTAAATGGCTCGGGTTTCATTCCGTTTATAGTGTAATAGATCAATGTGTCGCGCGTTTCAGAGCGAATTTCGATGGGAGTGTTTGTGTTTATCATGTTCTTTCTCGCTGTACCTCCCAGAGGAACACGCAAAGGCATAATACTTGGTACTTTTATCATTCCTGCCGTCATCTTGGCATCTAAGT
The DNA window shown above is from Acropora palmata chromosome 7, jaAcrPala1.3, whole genome shotgun sequence and carries:
- the LOC141886664 gene encoding double zinc ribbon and ankyrin repeat-containing protein 1-like; its protein translation is MTAGMIKVPSIMPLRVPLGGTARKNMINTNTPIEIRSETRDTLIYYTINGMKPEPFKQIGIKCTYKYNRPFVLGPGKRVVKAMATSSDGTRESSIVTKTFLVGEPDVELREDISEFDQSMTLSNGNLKESSGTLLGQIIENYKEPRLKTSDAWGIEGNSKRLQTSMPNNWEDVKGADYRKPRTEPRFTMSRFGSNQATVDTLDQSVSQVDGELREKQSPSNKTQLSRIQQQTDFLKCIYCMAPRPSDPYARFCAECGSPIPPLPSSRLPPPEGGQLGMCVSCHSMVPLNTPNCIICEVPLSPQRQPQATKKLAHKLMCTVCGTGHPPDLTVCVTCEARLPYNAKQIFTGTSAPPVPKNSISCIMTCSKCSRINSSDARFCDWCGAKPQPYQSPLICSQCHASNNAFSRFCNSCGCGIEPPPRISQQSSGSVIGTIVERGSIHKMISRSDSATWVPVSVPATPAEMADKATSTVGLFYPSAATIQSQIELEIQERSRLEASRDRRPALTAVSPGKGFWRQQMDHVCSHIRAHAQNNPDFRSTIGEPRLGKIITATIHEDLNGEEVILSFTFARRDGKEFWKAKSKALASSLKALNLDRSGSGSREDIRAKRKPTQNGLKTTAKGKKQKRAGKENNKDKLSDEDKLLLKEIGPKGEGNEEEVQKLLDEGANPESVSADGAPAIIVATVNKHADVIPLLMNAGAKLNTKNESKGNTALHEAVLLGADGVKCIDVLIGLGARTNIANDADRTAYDLAMETGVESVAQRFTANMGEEMLQKLTKPKKVTLVEEDDF